One genomic window of Aquisalimonas sp. 2447 includes the following:
- a CDS encoding H-NS family nucleoid-associated regulatory protein, with protein MDLTKHSTPELNQLKKDIDKELKKRRRQDVKEAQKELKQVAEKYGLAVTELVPGGATKSGAKAGVVRFRHPEDPAKGWSGRGRKPAWIKEWEAKGRSLEDLRVD; from the coding sequence ATGGACTTAACCAAGCACAGCACCCCGGAACTCAATCAGCTGAAGAAGGATATCGACAAGGAGCTGAAAAAGCGGCGCCGGCAGGACGTCAAGGAAGCGCAGAAAGAACTGAAGCAGGTGGCTGAGAAGTATGGGCTGGCTGTTACCGAACTCGTCCCGGGCGGGGCGACCAAGTCCGGGGCCAAGGCGGGGGTGGTTCGCTTTCGGCATCCGGAGGATCCCGCCAAGGGCTGGTCCGGTCGTGGGCGCAAGCCGGCCTGGATCAAGGAATGGGAGGCCAAGGGTCGTTCGCTGGAGGATCTGCGCGTCGACTGA
- a CDS encoding ABC transporter permease, which yields MYWKQSLVALQTIAHKEVHRFLRIWAQTLLPPAITMSLYFVIFGNLIGPRIGPMDGYTYMDFIVPGIIMIAVITNSYGNVVSSFFGAKFQRHIEELMVSPTPSIIILLGYISGGVARGLLTGLIVTIVASFFTTLQIHSVLVIISVVFLTSVLFSLGGFLNAVFAKKFDDIAIIPTFVLTPLTYLGGVFYSIGMLPEFWQGVSMANPILYMINAFRYGFLGTSDINIWFAYAIIGLFILLLGGLSLVLLHRGVGLRG from the coding sequence ATGTACTGGAAGCAGTCCCTGGTTGCCCTGCAGACCATCGCCCACAAGGAAGTGCACCGCTTCCTCCGCATCTGGGCACAGACCCTGCTCCCGCCGGCGATCACCATGTCGCTGTACTTCGTGATCTTCGGCAATCTGATCGGGCCGCGGATCGGTCCCATGGATGGCTACACCTACATGGATTTCATCGTGCCCGGGATCATCATGATCGCGGTGATCACCAATTCCTACGGCAACGTGGTGTCCTCGTTTTTCGGCGCCAAGTTCCAGCGCCACATTGAAGAGTTAATGGTCTCCCCGACGCCGAGCATTATCATTCTTCTGGGATACATCTCCGGGGGTGTGGCTCGCGGCTTGCTCACCGGCTTGATTGTCACCATCGTGGCGAGCTTCTTTACCACACTGCAGATCCATAGTGTGCTGGTGATCATCTCGGTGGTTTTCCTGACGTCGGTTCTATTCTCGCTGGGTGGGTTCCTCAACGCGGTTTTCGCGAAGAAGTTCGATGATATCGCCATCATCCCCACATTTGTCCTCACCCCCTTGACTTATCTCGGCGGGGTTTTCTACTCCATCGGCATGCTGCCAGAGTTCTGGCAGGGAGTGTCCATGGCGAACCCGATTCTCTACATGATCAACGCGTTTCGTTATGGATTTCTCGGCACGTCAGACATTAACATCTGGTTTGCCTATGCGATTATCGGCCTGTTCATCCTCCTTCTCGGCGGGCTGAGCCTGGTCCTGCTGCACCGTGGTGTCGGGCTACGAGGATAA
- a CDS encoding ABC transporter ATP-binding protein has translation MSALSVQHLDKTYKGGVTALRDVSLGVGEGDFFGLLGPNGAGKSTLIGIISTLVTATGGRIEIFGHDLARHPWEAKTRLGLVPQEFNFNGFETVEQIVLNQAGYYGIPRSRARQRAERYLRKLGLWDKRKDAARTLSGGMKRRLMIARALVHEPPLLILDEPTAGVDIELRRSMWEFLRDINQRGTTIILTTHYLEEAETLCERIAIIDEGRIIENTGTQALLNRLNTHAFILDATGPLQRAHDIPGYTIEHLDRQRLEVEVTSEQSLTDLFAALGERGITVVSMRNKANRLEELFLRLVETGSSDAGHETRPQPESESESA, from the coding sequence ATGAGCGCACTTTCCGTGCAGCACCTGGACAAGACCTACAAAGGCGGCGTCACCGCACTGCGAGACGTCAGTCTGGGCGTTGGTGAAGGCGACTTCTTCGGCCTTCTGGGCCCCAACGGGGCCGGCAAGTCCACGCTGATCGGCATCATCAGTACACTGGTGACGGCCACCGGCGGCCGCATCGAGATCTTCGGCCATGATCTGGCGCGCCACCCCTGGGAGGCGAAGACCCGGCTCGGCCTGGTGCCCCAGGAGTTCAACTTCAACGGCTTCGAGACGGTGGAGCAGATCGTGCTCAACCAGGCGGGATACTACGGCATTCCACGCTCTCGTGCCCGCCAGCGCGCCGAGCGCTACTTGCGCAAGCTGGGACTCTGGGACAAGCGCAAGGACGCCGCCAGGACGCTCTCCGGTGGCATGAAACGCCGCCTCATGATTGCCCGCGCTCTGGTTCACGAGCCGCCGCTGCTGATCCTCGACGAGCCCACCGCGGGAGTGGACATCGAACTGCGTCGTTCCATGTGGGAGTTCCTGCGGGACATCAACCAGCGCGGCACCACCATCATCCTGACCACGCACTATCTCGAGGAGGCAGAGACGCTCTGCGAGCGTATCGCCATCATCGACGAGGGGCGGATCATCGAGAACACGGGCACCCAGGCACTGCTCAATCGCCTCAACACCCATGCCTTCATCCTCGATGCCACTGGTCCGCTGCAGCGTGCACACGACATTCCCGGCTACACCATTGAACACCTGGACCGTCAGCGGCTGGAGGTCGAGGTCACCAGCGAGCAGTCGCTCACCGACCTGTTCGCCGCGCTGGGCGAGCGGGGTATCACCGTGGTCAGCATGCGCAACAAGGCCAACCGGCTGGAGGAACTGTTCCTTCGGCTGGTCGAGACTGGCAGCTCCGACGCTGGGCACGAGACCCGGCCGCAACCGGAATCGGAATCGGAAAGCGCCTGA